CCGGCATTGGACGTGCAATAATAACGCTAGCATTTAACTAATTCTAATTGTGTTCATTTCTTCAGGAATATGTTTAAAACATGCCTCTGAGTTTATATACAGAAGTAATTACGTTCCCCAGAATGccactcttttatttatttatttatttaattaattaattaattaatttatatatcgcccttttcccgaaggactcagggcggtttacagccaaataaaaacagattccacaaaaattaaaaacatttttaaaagctaaTTCGATTAGGCCGAGatagactaaaactataataaaacccatattaaaactacattaagccagccctgcgcgataaaacaaaaaggtctttagctcgcgtcgaaaggtccggaggtcagggagttgacatatccctagaggcagctcattccagagggcaggagcccccacagagaaggccctccccctgggggtcgccagtcgacattgtttgactgacggcaccctgaggagaccctccctatgggagcacacgggtcgatgggaggctattggtagcagcaggcggtcccgtaaataacccggtcctatgccatggagtgcttttttGGGGCTGTTTATTCGGTTTGTGCGTAGCCCAGTGCTTCTGCATTAGAGAGACTGCTTGTCAAAAGGACACACGATTTGTTCTTCCGCAATAAAATGCTGTTGGCAGTTGATGTTGCACCATCATTTACATTGCACATGAAAACTCTGCAGGCCACAACTATAAACATTGCAAAGtcttcctttgttgttgttgtttttcagattTTTAGAAAAGATTTTACCCAAGTAAAGGAGAATAGGCTTGTATTAATGTTTTGCATCTCTATACCTGATGTTTCTGAAGCATGCCACCCTGTTTAATATGAACGGAAATCATTTGTCTGGAAGTTGATCACTCACGTCTTACATCTCTAGCTTGGTTTTGCTGCTGGAATGTCACAATGTTGCTGAGCAGATTGGGGTGCTGGTAGCATAAAGCACGACTGAAGATACTTAACTCCAAATAACAGAATTCTTTctgtgcaaaaaacaaacaaaaaaacacagcCTTTCTAATGAAGGCTCCCTCTGGTTGGTTTTTTTCTAGAATGCAGCCAGCGACTTGTTTGGTCCTGATATTTTTGCTCCTGGATATTCTGTAACAAGCACTCTGACTACTGCAGGACAGCCTTCCGGTGTACAGACTAACCCACTAGACCTCTTCAAAACCAATCCTCCTACAGCAGCTCCCATACCTGGACTAGGTTGGTAAAGATTGTGAAACATGAACCTAACTTACATATTAGCTAAGTATGTTGAATGAATTATGCACATACTACTACTCTATGGTCCAGGGTGTTATGCAAACCCATTAAAAAGGGGATTTgcggtagtggtgggattcaaaaaaatttactaccagttctgtggccgtggcttggtgggcgtggcaggggaagtatactgtaaaatctccattcccaccccactcccaggggaaggatactgcaaaatccccatttcctccccatcccactaacctgctttccagcacCATTCtcttgtgcagggcaacaaaagaagacccagcagatcagctgggactcggaaggcagcgaatagatgggggtggggccagtcagaggtagtatttgccagttctccaaactactcaaaatttccgctacccgttctccagaactggtcagaacctgctgaataccagctctggtTTGCAGGGTAAACAGTAGATTGGTTAATTGTGGGAAAGTATGTCAAGCaaatctcaaagatgctttttttcaaaaggtaactggacttttttttttccctgagaaaGATTTTCGCTTCTCGTctcaagaagcttcatcggttctggCAGGATAGTGGGGGCAATGGTAGAATTAGTTCTGAGAGGGTGGGAGACGGGATTAGAAGGATTATATTTCTTTGCAATCAAAacacctggatgacttgagaatctctacaTTTATGTCAAGCAAATCAGTCCTTATATCgttttttgaaaataataaataataataataatattttaatttgtataccgcccttctcccgaaggactcagggtggtttacagccaagataaaatacaacaacaacacatacaatactaaaaacaaacattaaaaaacttattcaatttggccccattttaaaatacaatcaaccctataaaattaatacaaatttcaaacccataaaatcagctaaaagatttaaaaatcaagccagtccggcAAGACAGAATAGATAggtcttaagtttgcggcgaaaggtccgaaggtcaggtagttgtcaaaatccagggggaagttcgttacacagggtaggagcccccacagagaaggcccttcccctgggagccgccagtcgactttgcttggctgatggcaccataaggagtctctctctgtgagaacgcataggtcgctgggaggtagaagatggcagtagactgtcccgtaagtatcccggtcctaagccatggagcgctttaaaggtggtaaccaataccttgaagcgcacccggaagacaacaggcagccagtgcagtctgcgcaggatgggtgttacatgagagctccgaaccgctctctctatcacccgcgcagctgcattctggactaactggagcctctgggtactcttcaaggggagccccatgtagagagcactgcagtagtccaagcgagaggtaacaagagcatgagtgaccgtgcatagggcatcccggtccaggaaggggcgcaactggcgaatcaggcgaacctgataaaaagctctcctggagacggttgtcaagtggtcttcaaaagacaaccgcccatccagaagaacgcccaagttgcgcaccctttccattggggccaatgactcgcccccaacagtcagccgcggctgcagctgactgtaccagggtgccggcatccacagccactccgtcttggagggattaagcttgagccttttcctccccatctagacccgtacggcttctagacaccaggacagtacttctatagcttcgttggggtggcctggggtggaaaagtacacctgcgtatcatcagcatacagttggtacctcaccccaaaaccactgatgatctcacccagcagcttcatatagatgttgaacaggagaggcgagagaatcaacccctgcggcaccccacacatgaggcgcctcggggtcgatctctgcctccctgccaacaccgtctgtgtccagtcagagagataggaggagaaccaccgataaacggtgcctcccactcccaaactccccagccgccgcaacaggataccatggtcgatggtatcgaaagctgctgagaggtctaataggaccagggcagaggagtaacccttgtccctggccctccagagatcatcaaccaatgcgaccaaagccgtctccgtactgtatccgggtcgaaagccggactggaacaggtctagatagacagtttcatccaggtactggggtaattgacgtgccaccgcactctctacaaccttcaccgtaaagcgaaggttggagaccggacaataatttcctaaaacagctgggtccagggaaggcttcttgaggagggatctcaccaccacctctttcaaggcagcaggaaagaccccctcccgcaaagaagcatttgtaatcccccggagccagcctcgtgtcacctcctgcgtggccagcaccaaccaggaggggtacgggtccagtaaatatgtggtggcattcaacctccccagcaatctgtccatgtcctcgggagtcacagggtcaaaagaaAAGGCCTCTGGTAGTGGAAGACACTGTTGGATACAACCCTAAAATGATTAATATGACTTTATTAAATTAATACAactcttcttttattatttttattgttttatattctgtaagccaccttgaggcAACAACATTAatgcaataaacaaacaaacaaacaaactataaaaAATCAGTTTGGTCATTTCTGCATCAGCCAGGAAGGCCCACAGAATTCTTTCTTCAGAAGTTTGAATGGCAACAACCTGCAATGTTTATGTGACAGAGTGCCATTAAACTCCTGAGAGTTTAAACTCCCATtaacaaaaaaacaagcaaattcccattcagggtttgtttgtttttttgccctAGCTCTACATAAGTTAAGAAGTTCAGGTACTCGACTCCCTAACAATTATATACTGTACTTCCAGGCTAAGGGCTGGGAAAAGTAGTGCTGATTTGTGAGGCTACGGTCCCAAATTTAATAAAGTGACTTTGAAAGTATTCCAAGTAAAATGATAGTGAATATAATCTGAAAGTAAAACAATACCGCATATTCTGTACTTGGATTTTCAGAATTTTTAAGTCCACAAAACAAAGTCACCAGATTTTCACAAAACAATTTACTGCGGGTTAATAATTTCTAGAAAACTCTTCTGAGAAAGCCTTCTTGCAAATAGACAGGATAAAAACTGAGGGAAATTGGATAGAGATAATATAGGGAAGAGTATAGTCACATTTATGAAATCGTATTGATACTTTTTTTTTGAGTTGTCCAATAATGAGTTTACTTAAAtgagtcattttatttttttccccaggtggTCTGCCTACATCAGCATCCCCAACACCAGCATGGGGTCCCCAGTCTACGCCCTTCGGTCAACCAACCCCAGTGTTTCCTGGAACTGCTCTGACCACTCAGCCAGTGAAATTTGCACCATCTCTTGGTTTTGGTGCTCCTCAACAATCACCTGGTTGGggccagccagttccaggccagacTCCAGCTCCTGATCCCTGGAGTCAATCTGTGTGTGTTTCTCCATCCAATGCCTGGGCACAGCCTCCTACTAGTGGAAACCCATTCCATATCAACATGTTTCCACCTTCTCTGGCATCTCACCCTCCATCTATGTTGTCCTCCATGTCATCTACTAGCCCTCCTCCTCAGTTGCCTCCTAGAACTGCACCacagaaggagtgcagtgtaaaaaaagaaagtgatgcCTTTACTGCTTTGGATCCTCTGGGTGATAAAGAGATAAAAGATGTCAAGGAGATGTTCAAAGACTTCCAGCTGACAAAACCACCCGCTGTGCCTGCCCGGAGAGCAGAGCAGCAACAACCAGGTAACAAAATAGAGGTTCCTCGAGATGTGGCTGGCCGCGATCTCATTGGTCTCATTGAATAACCTAGTTCTATATCAAACCTCTTCTTGACCATATTGAGTGGCCTTGAATAATCCATTTCTCTTATATTAGCTAAGTGACTGATACAAAAAGTGTGGTATTTGGTGGCAACTTAATTTTTCAATTTAAGTAAGTCTAgtaatgggacgcggtggctcaggggctaggacgttgagcttgtcgatcgaaaggtcggcagctcagcggttcgaatccctagtgctaccgtgtaatggggtgagctcccgttacttgtcccagcttctgccaacctagcagtttcaaaagcacataaaaatgcaagtagaaaaaatagggactacctttggtgggaaggtaaaagcgttctgtgcgcctttggcgttgagtcatgtcggccacatgaccacggagacatcttcggacagcactggctcttcggctttatttatttatttatttatttattttatttgatttttataccgcccttctcccgaaggactcagggcggtgtacaggcaacaataaaatacaaacaccacaatatacaatttaaaatacgagttaaaaaacttattataattagcctagaaccttaaaattgaaacggagatgagcaccaccccctagagtcggcaacgactagcacctatgtgcgaggggaacttttacctttagttGGTGGTAGTCGGTGCCTCAGTAGAGGGCACTAGTACTCTATAATATACAAGTATTCCCAATCTACAGAAACATGAAGAGTTCAAtactcagaattccccagtcattgctcagaattctgggaattgttagCTACCAGGTGAGAAAGGGTGTTGTATATGCTGTCTTAGGTTGACAACGAATGTGATACAACAATAATCAAATAGATTACAGCTTTGAATTGACACCAGGAGATCTGTTAAAGTAAGAAAGAAACATGGCTGCTTTCCTGAGGCAGCACAAGTTTCTCTTCTTCATCCACAAAGCTGCCTTCTATTCTAGAATTCCTGGCTTGCTAAAGAAAGTCACGTTCTTTATTTTACAATACTCTataatgcaattaaaatgtttaCCAAAAAAAGGTCACGTTCTTAATCTGTCTGGGAATTTTTGGCTCTTTATGAAACTAGGCAGTGTTAACAAAGTTGTGCCATTTAGGTGCAACAGTGGCTACTAGAGTGCTTTCATCTGTccgaaaaaaaaccctgaagattttccacaaatagaagtagaagtaAATGGTGTTTAGGGAGGAGAAAGGCTAGGAAAGTCAatcaggaatttatttattttatgtatttatttattttgtcacaacaatatatgtaggaatcatacaaaagattatatagtatataaacatatatgggtaaatataaggaggtataagcatatatatagaaagaagaaaagaaaaacaataggacaggaacggtaggcacgtttgtgcgcttatgcacgccccttatggtcctcttaggaatggggtgaggtcaatagtagaaagtttttggataaagcttttaggattatgggaagagaccacagagtcaggtaaagtgttccaagcactgatgattctgttacagaagtcatattttctgcaatctagattaaagcggttgacattaagtttaaatctattagttgctctagtattattgaaaGCTGCAGGGTAATTGTAACAGGCTGTGAGAAATAAcctttgggagacaggaggaagagccacagccaGGGCAATGGTCAGGAAAGTGATATCCCAGCCCATAAAAGAACAGAAGTGAAGAAAACGTGTCAGAAGAGATCCATCCTAGTTCtctaagtagcaatagcaatagcacttagacttatatattgctttacaaCCCTTTATAGAAGAGGGCAATATATATGCGATATATAGCataaagtggtttacagagtcagcatcttgcccccaatattttgggtcctcattttacccatctcggaaggatggaaggttgagtcaacgttgagcctggtgagatttgaactgccaaattgcaggcagctggctggcagcagaagtagcctgcactactgcactctaaccattgcaccaccgaaGCACATTAAAGTCAAGCGAGGGGAGAAGTAAATATAGTGTTAGCACACATTAGTTTGGTTTCCTGTCTGGACTAACTTGAAAGGCTGACACTAATACTATGCATTAAAAGAAAGCAACTATGTCCCTGAATCCAATGCTGATTTGTGTTGATTGCATGAAATCTGGGAATCATGCATGTACAGTATGTGATGGTTGCTTAGTTAGCCTTGACATGGAGTTTGCAGAAATACATTATGTATTGCTCTAGTGAAGATATCCTCAGTTTGGGTGCTGTTTCCTGTGAAGTTCATGTCTGATGTCAAATATGTACTTCTTTGCTACCTAATAAACTTCCTGGCAATATTTGGATATTTTACAAAAGTGTTCCTTTATTCAACATAGGGCTTCCAAAGCTTGGTCTGAGACAAAATGCTGTCCCGCTTATTTCCAAGCCTGCTGAAGACCGCTTTGAAAATCCTTTCAAGATGGATCCTTTCGCTGCTCCCTCACAAGGTTTAGTAAGTATCCGGACTCCATTTTACATGCAGTGACTTATAACATGGTTTAACTGTGggctaagggggaaaaaatgtgaaCATAGAAACTTGATGCTCAAATAAATAGACTGTATTATGGCTTAACTCAGTGGTCCACTTCACACAAATATTAAGACGATGCCTGGATTGCCATAAAAAGTTAAACCACAAAATCCATGTTAGCCTAGTTTAGAATGTTGagtgaaaagacaaaaaaaaaattgttacctATAGCTACAATCCAGTGTTTACTCTCAAGATGAAAGAAAGTGGGCTTCTATAAGCTGTTAAACTGAATAACAAAGCTGTGGCCTCTAATTGGGAAGATCTGGAATGAGAGGTTCCCAGTAAAGTAGAAAGACTTTAATTTGAATGTTGTTCTTAGTGTCGTAAAAACAAAATTCTGATTCACAGTGGCAACCCTTTAAGGAGAAAGGAGCTCCTTTTAATGGCCTAACTTTAAAGTTAATGAAAAGTTGGCCCACCCCATTTTTCAAGCGAGATTTAATTACATAATCCAATATAACATTTCTCTGTGTCAGTTGTTCTTGTAGGAGAAAATCCGTAGCAGATGGATGGGTGGAAAAAATAGAACTCATTCTTATTTGTTAATATCTAATAAGCTGATAATACTGGAAAAAGCTACAGATACTTTTAATGAGAAATGTTTCAGGAAAGGCTtcttggttcttttttcctaaaATGATAACTTTAGATATGTGAATAATTCTCAAACTAACCTTGATCCAATAAGCTAGCTAATATGTTAGGTGTATTCAACTGGGCTAGATGTGGGTAGACTATACAGACACAGTAAACTGGACATGTTTTGGGCCTGAAGAGACCAAGCTACTGTGGCAAATATTTTGAAGTCCTCCATGTCCTGCAGTTTTTCAAGGTGTTGAAATGCCTAAACTGGACTGTATTGCTTGTCTTTCATCTTTGTAAGAACTCTACATCTCGATTTTGTAACATGAAATTATCATGCTTAGTTTTCCCTTGAGAAGTATATGCTTGTAACATTAGCTGCTAGAAAAGTAGTGCTTAGTTTTGCTTCTGTGGGTTGAGAAATATAGGAGTGTTTATGTACCTTTGGCTTGGAAAAAAGTTTGTCTGCAAAAATATCTTCAAATCATGGTGAAAGTTTTCCTTTTCCTTGTCTCCAGATTGCAGCTCAACAACAGCAATTGTCTTCGGTTCCTTGTAATGAtccttttaaaaatccatttgcaTAGATTAGGTTGGTAAGTGA
This genomic window from Ahaetulla prasina isolate Xishuangbanna chromosome 2, ASM2864084v1, whole genome shotgun sequence contains:
- the DAB2 gene encoding disabled homolog 2 isoform X3 codes for the protein MSSEAETVSVNSQQPTAQQQTPLKPQPSKKEKKKGLEKTEEFLLARFQGDGVKYKAKLIGIDDVPEARGDKMSQDSMMKLKGMAVAARSQGQHKQKVWVNISLAGIKIMDEKTGVIEHEHPVNKISFIARDVTDNRAFGYVCGGEGQHQFFAIKTSQQAEPLVVDLKDLFQVIYNMKKKEEDDKKKNEEASKTENGNDEATTDQVGKIKLGVDQMDLFGDMSTPPDLSSPTNAASDLFGPDIFAPGYSVTSTLTTAGQPSGVQTNPLDLFKTNPPTAAPIPGLGGLPTSASPTPAWGPQSTPFGQPTPVFPGTALTTQPVKFAPSLGFGAPQQSPGWGQPVPGQTPAPDPWSQSVCVSPSNAWAQPPTSGNPFHINMFPPSLASHPPSMLSSMSSTSPPPQLPPRTAPQKECSVKKESDAFTALDPLGDKEIKDVKEMFKDFQLTKPPAVPARRAEQQQPGLPKLGLRQNAVPLISKPAEDRFENPFKMDPFAAPSQGLIAAQQQQLSSVPCNDPFKNPFA